One Alkalicoccus halolimnae DNA segment encodes these proteins:
- a CDS encoding potassium channel family protein has translation MEKKKHRQKQRQFAVIGLGRFGGSVCKELFAQGHEVLAIDINEDKAREFSAFATHSVQLDTTDEGALKNIGIRNFEHVVVAIGDHIQASILTTLLLKELGIEKVWVKAQNTYHQKVLDKLGADLVVHPEFDMGKRIAHKMTSDKVIDFIDLEDDYSIVELYATKKIDGQSLATLNMRAIYGVTVLAIKKDKKMNIAPRPDIEIEENDLLIVMGHKNDLTRFEKDGL, from the coding sequence ATGGAGAAGAAAAAGCACAGGCAGAAACAAAGGCAGTTTGCTGTCATTGGACTCGGGAGATTTGGGGGAAGTGTCTGCAAGGAGTTATTTGCTCAAGGGCACGAAGTTCTGGCTATTGATATAAATGAAGATAAAGCGCGTGAATTTTCTGCTTTTGCTACTCATTCGGTTCAGCTTGACACTACAGATGAAGGAGCGTTGAAGAACATCGGTATCCGTAACTTTGAACATGTAGTAGTCGCAATCGGTGATCATATACAGGCAAGCATTTTAACGACGCTTCTTTTAAAAGAACTGGGGATAGAAAAGGTTTGGGTGAAAGCCCAGAATACCTACCATCAAAAAGTACTGGATAAGCTTGGAGCAGACCTTGTGGTGCACCCCGAATTTGATATGGGGAAACGCATTGCCCACAAAATGACTTCCGATAAAGTAATCGATTTTATCGACCTGGAGGATGACTACAGCATTGTCGAACTGTATGCAACGAAAAAAATAGATGGTCAGTCTTTAGCAACGTTGAATATGAGGGCGATTTACGGAGTAACGGTTCTGGCTATTAAAAAAGACAAAAAAATGAACATAGCTCCCCGGCCGGATATTGAAATTGAAGAAAATGATCTGCTTATTGTAATGGGACACAAAAATGATTTAACCCGATTTGAAAAGGATGGTCTCTAG
- a CDS encoding ArsR/SmtB family transcription factor: MDNLNVLDIFKALSNETRLNILKWLREPEKNFPAQQAHLPKEVSIKGGVCVGDIQEKVNLSQSTVSHYLSLMQKAGLLEAVRYGQWTYYRRNEETLAKVAKFVNEEI, encoded by the coding sequence ATGGATAACTTAAATGTTTTAGATATATTCAAAGCGTTATCAAATGAAACTCGCCTTAATATTTTGAAATGGTTAAGAGAACCGGAGAAGAATTTTCCTGCACAGCAGGCACATTTACCAAAGGAGGTAAGCATTAAAGGCGGCGTTTGTGTCGGAGATATTCAGGAAAAGGTCAATTTATCTCAATCAACTGTTTCCCATTATTTATCCCTCATGCAAAAAGCAGGTTTGCTGGAAGCTGTGCGGTACGGGCAATGGACATATTACAGACGAAATGAAGAGACATTGGCAAAAGTCGCAAAATTCGTTAACGAAGAAATTTGA
- a CDS encoding TrkH family potassium uptake protein — protein MSTLTPFFRRLTPPQFLAVGFAVSIIAGAFLLYLPISTSVPISWIDALFTAASAATVTGLVVVDTETHFTVFGELILMILIKMGGLGLMSLAVLIVLALGKKMGLRERMLVQESFNQPTPGGMIRLAKMLLIFSFSMELAATLILAVRWVPEYGWGYGLFTSLFHAVSAFNNAGFSLWSSSLTAYAGDPLINVVITILFITGGIGFTVVYDAIKTKKFRHLSLHSKMMIIGTLVLNAGAALTVFLLEYGNPATLGALDMQEKLWTSYFQAVTPRTAGFNTIDISALEPSTLTVMMVLMFIGAGSASTGSGIKLTTFLVIILAAYTYLRGRKEPAAFGRRIESNVVTRALAIAVISLILVILSIFVLTITEDAPYLVIVFEAFSAFGTVGLSMGLTYELSTAGKFIIMILMIVGRIGPVTLAFALAKGELSNVRYPKGDVFTG, from the coding sequence ATGAGTACGCTGACTCCTTTCTTCCGCCGGCTCACCCCTCCGCAGTTTTTAGCGGTGGGGTTTGCAGTCTCCATTATTGCTGGGGCGTTTCTTCTATATCTCCCGATTTCTACAAGTGTGCCGATTTCCTGGATAGATGCATTATTTACAGCTGCGTCAGCTGCTACAGTAACAGGGTTAGTAGTGGTGGATACCGAAACGCATTTCACAGTGTTCGGCGAGTTAATCCTCATGATATTAATAAAAATGGGGGGACTCGGATTAATGTCCTTAGCTGTATTAATTGTTCTTGCCCTTGGCAAAAAGATGGGGTTAAGAGAAAGGATGCTTGTCCAGGAATCATTTAACCAACCGACACCCGGGGGAATGATCCGGTTGGCGAAGATGCTGCTTATTTTTTCTTTCAGCATGGAATTGGCAGCGACCTTAATTCTTGCAGTACGCTGGGTGCCCGAATATGGATGGGGCTATGGGCTTTTTACAAGTTTGTTTCATGCAGTCTCAGCTTTTAATAATGCTGGATTTTCTCTCTGGTCGTCCAGTTTAACCGCTTATGCCGGAGATCCTCTCATCAATGTCGTCATAACAATTTTATTTATTACAGGAGGCATCGGCTTTACCGTCGTGTATGACGCCATTAAAACGAAAAAATTCCGCCACTTAAGCCTGCATTCAAAAATGATGATTATAGGCACCCTTGTCCTAAATGCAGGCGCTGCGTTGACTGTTTTTTTGCTGGAATATGGTAATCCAGCGACCCTGGGAGCTTTAGACATGCAGGAGAAACTTTGGACTTCCTATTTTCAGGCTGTCACTCCCCGAACGGCGGGATTTAATACAATCGACATCAGTGCGCTGGAGCCGAGCACACTTACCGTTATGATGGTTTTAATGTTTATAGGGGCAGGAAGTGCGTCTACTGGAAGCGGCATTAAATTAACGACTTTTCTTGTCATTATTCTCGCCGCTTACACGTATTTAAGAGGGCGTAAAGAACCTGCAGCGTTCGGACGCAGAATCGAAAGCAACGTGGTGACCAGAGCCTTGGCGATCGCTGTTATTAGTTTAATTCTTGTGATTCTCAGTATTTTCGTGCTGACGATTACGGAAGATGCACCTTATCTCGTCATTGTTTTCGAAGCCTTTTCTGCATTTGGCACTGTGGGGCTTTCGATGGGACTAACGTATGAACTCTCCACAGCAGGGAAATTCATCATTATGATTCTGATGATCGTCGGACGTATCGGGCCGGTGACGCTTGCATTCGCACTAGCTAAAGGTGAATTAAGCAACGTGCGGTATCCTAAAGGGGATGTGTTTACAGGTTAA
- a CDS encoding RrF2 family transcriptional regulator yields MKYSNATNYALHTMVFLVMQPEGHQVGVQKLAEMQLLSPTYLSKILTKLTKAGLIESTPGAKGGYRIFRSKHSISFLDVIHAVEGDTSLFNCSIHHDGCLIENVMKQAEETMKGELASKLLIDIAEQAQYKQEAEDW; encoded by the coding sequence ATGAAGTATTCAAATGCTACAAACTACGCCTTGCATACGATGGTTTTTTTAGTGATGCAGCCTGAAGGGCATCAGGTGGGAGTTCAGAAATTAGCTGAAATGCAGCTGCTCTCTCCTACTTACCTTTCCAAGATATTAACCAAACTAACAAAAGCAGGATTAATCGAATCGACGCCAGGTGCAAAGGGAGGCTATAGAATATTCAGATCAAAACACAGCATCTCCTTTCTCGATGTTATTCATGCAGTTGAAGGAGATACCAGCTTATTCAACTGTTCCATTCATCATGACGGCTGCTTGATAGAAAACGTTATGAAGCAGGCAGAAGAAACTATGAAAGGAGAACTGGCATCCAAGCTTTTAATTGATATTGCTGAGCAGGCGCAATACAAACAGGAAGCAGAAGATTGGTAA
- a CDS encoding YusW family protein, with protein sequence MKKTLLSKAAAALALTLAACGAEDNGNNGGNTNADTGNNTAAEENNMSAEENNATENDGADEEETDNAEMNETENNSNENAGNNTADNSGNEEASGGEWYEDLNFAQFELDAEYSEGQYEAEYEYNGGSPEGQIEDSRGGEEVEMEGQEALDEMETPLTELDLTEDSSEEETMDQVIAAFDLEEDYDEMDIEIEFMDDEEIEAEDE encoded by the coding sequence ATGAAAAAAACACTACTATCGAAAGCTGCAGCTGCGCTTGCATTAACACTTGCTGCCTGCGGGGCAGAAGACAACGGCAATAACGGTGGAAACACAAATGCGGACACAGGAAACAACACCGCTGCAGAAGAAAATAACATGAGTGCAGAAGAAAACAACGCAACGGAAAATGACGGTGCGGATGAAGAAGAAACCGATAACGCAGAAATGAATGAAACAGAAAACAACTCGAATGAAAATGCGGGTAATAATACCGCGGATAACTCCGGAAATGAAGAAGCATCCGGAGGAGAATGGTACGAAGATCTTAACTTTGCCCAATTCGAATTGGATGCAGAATACAGTGAAGGCCAGTACGAAGCTGAATACGAATATAACGGTGGCAGCCCGGAAGGTCAAATTGAAGATTCCCGCGGCGGAGAAGAAGTTGAAATGGAAGGTCAGGAAGCTCTGGATGAAATGGAGACTCCTTTAACAGAGCTTGATCTGACAGAAGACAGCTCAGAAGAAGAAACGATGGATCAAGTGATTGCTGCTTTTGATTTGGAAGAAGATTATGATGAAATGGATATAGAAATTGAATTCATGGACGATGAAGAAATCGAAGCAGAAGATGAGTAA
- a CDS encoding DUF6608 family protein, with product MKIGNGNSKMPELYTKILNNKFVTVCILFTVITLLDTIPILLGLWPAKIGEGPYIHLLGRFILLSLLVNGLYIFDTLRKRIKSKLLLYIMTFILTWAILLAYVWSNSLFTELHPDAFIDASISYAFMYLLLGIIIFIVNKVKKNSER from the coding sequence ATGAAAATCGGTAATGGGAATAGTAAAATGCCAGAGTTGTATACAAAAATTTTAAACAATAAGTTTGTAACGGTATGCATTCTGTTTACCGTTATTACTCTATTAGATACCATACCGATTCTGCTGGGATTATGGCCGGCTAAAATAGGAGAAGGACCGTATATTCACTTATTGGGCCGATTTATCCTCCTTTCTTTACTGGTGAATGGGCTATATATTTTCGATACTTTGAGAAAAAGGATAAAGTCAAAATTATTATTATATATAATGACGTTTATTTTAACCTGGGCTATTCTTTTAGCTTATGTTTGGAGCAATAGTCTCTTTACAGAACTGCACCCGGATGCCTTTATCGACGCATCAATAAGCTATGCCTTTATGTATCTTCTATTAGGGATAATTATCTTCATAGTAAATAAAGTAAAAAAGAATTCGGAGAGGTAG
- a CDS encoding class I SAM-dependent methyltransferase, which yields MNHHDRHSNGKVSYLESPERRKEFSPEQLLNRIPLKDTDTLLDFGAGTGYFSIPAAKMINGNVYALDIDAAMLEIIKEKAVAEQLTNIVPVKGSIEDLPLPDGSFDLIIASLVLHEIQPLKPLLQQMKKALNKDGNLICLELEPKRKDGKAPRLTMEKMETEMNEAGFQIAEKHFPYESLYMLAARKHD from the coding sequence ATGAATCACCATGACAGGCACAGCAATGGGAAAGTCTCCTACTTGGAAAGTCCTGAACGAAGAAAAGAATTTTCACCGGAACAGCTGCTGAACAGGATTCCCCTGAAAGATACCGATACCTTATTGGACTTTGGTGCTGGAACCGGGTATTTTTCAATACCTGCGGCAAAAATGATTAACGGAAACGTATATGCACTTGATATCGATGCTGCTATGCTGGAAATAATAAAAGAGAAAGCAGTCGCAGAACAGCTCACAAATATCGTTCCGGTAAAAGGAAGCATCGAAGATCTTCCTTTGCCGGATGGCTCTTTTGATCTGATCATTGCTTCACTCGTCCTGCACGAGATTCAGCCGCTGAAACCGTTGTTACAGCAGATGAAAAAAGCATTGAATAAAGATGGGAATTTAATCTGTCTGGAACTCGAACCAAAAAGAAAGGACGGGAAGGCACCGAGATTGACAATGGAAAAGATGGAAACAGAAATGAACGAAGCAGGCTTCCAAATAGCGGAGAAACATTTTCCGTACGAATCTTTGTATATGCTCGCCGCCAGGAAGCACGATTAA
- a CDS encoding citrate synthase/methylcitrate synthase, protein MDVRNQGLAGVVTADTAVSMVDGEAGRLIYRGYDIRDLCLHYEFEDICYLLWHGRLPDQEEKEALKAEFREQRKLSKELISLIQLLPENMPMMSVIRTCISSLGGASFSWPPTSDQAVKLTAIMPVIIAVRYRWVKEGILVEPNEELSHTANYLYMLHGSIPEKAHLMAMNAYLILTMEHGMNASTFTSRVITSTESDFVSAVTGAIGAMKGPLHGGAPSEVTKMLGEIGGKSNVEPWLRDQLEHGYKLMGFGHRVYKTQDPRAEALKEVTASLVEKDDWLELAHEVEETAGALLEEYKPGRKLYTNVEFYAAAVLRAVQMPDELFTATFTASRIVGWSAHVLEQAENNRIYRPEAHYTGIVPK, encoded by the coding sequence ATGGATGTAAGAAATCAGGGATTAGCAGGGGTAGTCACTGCAGATACGGCTGTCAGCATGGTCGATGGGGAAGCCGGCAGACTGATTTACAGAGGATACGATATTCGTGACCTTTGTCTGCACTACGAATTTGAAGATATTTGTTACCTTTTGTGGCACGGCAGACTGCCGGATCAGGAAGAGAAAGAAGCGCTGAAAGCAGAATTCCGGGAGCAGAGGAAACTTTCCAAAGAGTTAATAAGCTTAATTCAGCTCCTGCCGGAAAACATGCCGATGATGAGTGTGATCCGTACGTGCATTTCTTCTTTAGGCGGCGCCTCTTTTTCCTGGCCGCCCACGTCGGATCAGGCAGTGAAATTAACGGCCATTATGCCTGTGATTATTGCTGTGCGCTACCGGTGGGTCAAAGAAGGGATCCTAGTTGAACCGAATGAGGAGTTATCTCATACTGCGAATTACTTATATATGCTGCATGGGTCGATCCCGGAAAAAGCTCATTTGATGGCAATGAATGCTTATTTGATTTTAACGATGGAACATGGCATGAATGCGTCTACTTTTACTTCCCGGGTCATCACTTCCACTGAATCGGATTTTGTATCAGCTGTTACCGGTGCTATAGGGGCAATGAAAGGGCCGCTCCATGGGGGTGCTCCGAGCGAAGTGACGAAGATGCTCGGTGAAATAGGAGGGAAAAGCAATGTAGAACCGTGGCTGCGCGATCAGCTGGAGCATGGCTATAAATTAATGGGATTCGGTCACCGCGTGTACAAAACACAGGACCCGCGTGCGGAAGCACTGAAAGAAGTCACTGCTTCTTTAGTGGAGAAAGATGATTGGCTCGAGCTTGCACATGAAGTAGAAGAAACAGCGGGTGCCCTGCTGGAAGAGTATAAACCGGGAAGAAAGCTGTATACAAACGTGGAATTTTACGCAGCGGCGGTGCTGCGTGCCGTACAGATGCCGGATGAACTGTTTACCGCAACGTTTACGGCAAGCAGAATCGTCGGCTGGAGTGCGCACGTACTCGAGCAGGCAGAAAACAATCGTATTTACCGGCCCGAGGCCCATTATACCGGGATTGTTCCAAAATAA
- a CDS encoding transposase encodes MPKGENHYDKGFRRYVAKLVVQDGRKPADLERELGISYSSLMRWIKTYKEEQEKAKKTDQERLLTATEYRSQLEASEKARRELEEENDILKKALHIFAEDPEK; translated from the coding sequence ATGCCGAAAGGAGAGAATCATTACGACAAAGGCTTCCGCCGGTATGTTGCCAAACTGGTCGTGCAGGATGGACGGAAGCCGGCGGATCTGGAGCGGGAGCTTGGCATTTCCTATAGTTCCCTCATGCGATGGATTAAAACGTATAAGGAAGAACAAGAAAAAGCAAAAAAGACGGACCAGGAGCGCCTCCTCACCGCCACGGAATACCGCAGTCAGCTGGAAGCTTCCGAGAAAGCGCGGCGGGAGCTGGAAGAGGAAAATGATATCTTAAAAAAAGCGCTGCACATCTTCGCGGAGGACCCGGAAAAGTAG
- a CDS encoding LysR family transcriptional regulator: MNVRWLRTFITAAKVENFHQTAELLFMSQPAVSVQIKQLEKELGVTLFEKMGRNVRLTTYGRYFLPKASQIVEELDAGFAQIQRLKQGYDQTLTVAVSPLVATTYLPHWLKAFVKKEKQVEVVIRVIESEMIAEEISSGRSDIGLSRMDSSIREVEAEQVFEEPLKVVAPHDGGEPENSPPIELRTLIEEKVLLTDNHPEYWGAILMYLHQAYPELRTMKVSQVHVTKRFIEEDIGFSILPRSAVRRELAEGRLLEIDAPELPLPAASTYILTKYPHEQALNFRGTIKRLV; this comes from the coding sequence ATGAATGTAAGATGGCTTCGTACGTTTATAACCGCTGCGAAGGTGGAAAATTTCCATCAGACGGCAGAACTGCTTTTCATGTCGCAGCCGGCTGTTTCTGTGCAGATAAAACAGCTGGAAAAAGAACTGGGAGTGACGTTGTTTGAGAAAATGGGCAGAAACGTCCGCCTCACCACCTACGGAAGATATTTTCTGCCGAAAGCCTCGCAGATTGTCGAAGAGCTGGACGCAGGTTTCGCACAAATACAGCGTCTTAAGCAGGGCTACGATCAAACGCTTACGGTTGCCGTTTCTCCGCTCGTCGCAACGACCTATCTTCCCCACTGGCTGAAAGCATTCGTTAAAAAAGAAAAGCAGGTGGAGGTCGTAATCCGCGTTATAGAATCGGAAATGATTGCCGAGGAAATAAGCAGCGGACGGTCGGATATCGGTTTATCGAGAATGGACAGTTCTATCAGGGAAGTGGAAGCGGAGCAGGTATTTGAAGAGCCTTTGAAGGTCGTAGCACCTCATGACGGCGGGGAACCTGAAAACAGTCCCCCTATTGAGCTGCGTACGCTTATTGAGGAAAAGGTTCTCCTGACCGATAATCACCCGGAATACTGGGGAGCGATCCTGATGTATCTTCACCAGGCGTACCCTGAGTTAAGAACGATGAAAGTGTCTCAAGTACACGTGACGAAGCGTTTTATCGAAGAAGACATTGGATTTTCGATTCTGCCGAGGTCCGCAGTAAGACGGGAGCTTGCTGAAGGGCGGTTGCTGGAAATTGATGCGCCGGAATTACCGCTTCCTGCTGCATCGACTTATATACTGACCAAATACCCTCATGAACAGGCACTTAACTTCAGGGGTACTATTAAACGTTTAGTGTAG
- the chrA gene encoding chromate efflux transporter — translation MKTWLEIFLVSLRLGLTSFGGPVAHLGYFKEEYVNRRKWLTEKQYVDLVALCQFLPGPASSQVGMGIGLARGGITGSLISFIGFTTPSILLLMAAAVGFQQQGLIDLGIIDGLKIVAVAIVAHALLGMGKNLAPDNQRASIAVLGFALVLLVPAVWIQVLVIVTAGLIGWWIYRNKELPKAESLPLTLSIKFSAVCLSLFGGLLAILPALRALTDSLHIQLADSFYRAGALVFGGGHVVLPLLEREVVPTGLISESDFLAGYGAAQAVPGPLFTFASYLGMVIDGAPGAITATVAIFTPAFLLLLGVLPLWLKIQQAPGMRAAAAGINAAVVGILAAALYSPVFTSAVGNGADLAFAAVLFMLLVYWKRPAWLIVILGIIGGLLFYGV, via the coding sequence ATGAAAACATGGCTCGAAATTTTTCTCGTATCGCTGCGGCTCGGTCTGACCTCTTTCGGGGGGCCGGTCGCGCATCTGGGATACTTTAAGGAGGAGTACGTCAACAGAAGAAAATGGCTGACAGAAAAGCAGTACGTGGACCTTGTTGCCCTCTGCCAGTTTTTGCCCGGACCGGCTTCAAGTCAGGTAGGAATGGGAATCGGCCTTGCAAGAGGGGGAATAACAGGAAGTCTCATTTCATTTATCGGTTTTACGACGCCTTCCATTCTGCTGCTTATGGCGGCAGCCGTAGGTTTTCAGCAGCAGGGTCTTATTGACCTTGGCATTATTGACGGATTAAAAATTGTAGCTGTAGCAATCGTCGCTCACGCACTGCTCGGGATGGGAAAGAACCTCGCCCCGGACAACCAGCGGGCGTCAATTGCCGTACTTGGTTTTGCGCTCGTCCTGCTTGTGCCGGCAGTCTGGATTCAGGTACTGGTCATCGTAACCGCGGGGCTTATCGGCTGGTGGATCTACAGAAATAAAGAGCTGCCGAAAGCAGAGTCGCTTCCGCTGACTCTTTCCATCAAATTTTCAGCGGTCTGTCTGTCGCTTTTTGGCGGACTGCTTGCAATTCTGCCGGCGCTGCGGGCTCTTACCGACAGTCTGCATATTCAGCTTGCAGACAGCTTTTACCGGGCGGGGGCGCTCGTTTTCGGCGGAGGGCACGTCGTCCTGCCGCTTCTGGAACGGGAAGTGGTACCGACAGGCCTCATTTCCGAAAGCGACTTTCTCGCCGGCTACGGAGCTGCCCAGGCCGTTCCGGGTCCTTTATTCACTTTCGCAAGCTATCTCGGTATGGTCATCGACGGGGCGCCGGGGGCGATTACAGCGACCGTCGCTATTTTCACTCCGGCTTTTCTGCTTTTGTTAGGCGTACTGCCTCTATGGCTTAAAATCCAGCAGGCGCCGGGAATGCGTGCAGCGGCAGCCGGAATCAACGCCGCCGTCGTAGGGATTCTCGCCGCAGCGCTCTACAGCCCGGTGTTTACGTCCGCTGTTGGAAACGGCGCGGACCTCGCCTTTGCGGCTGTTTTGTTCATGCTGCTCGTTTACTGGAAACGCCCTGCCTGGCTTATCGTTATCCTTGGTATCATCGGAGGTCTGCTGTTTTACGGCGTTTAG
- a CDS encoding GNAT family N-acetyltransferase, translating into MLIREAAFSDAETIRDLMHGAFSVYNNEFPPSGAVKETTDSILEGMKNGEEALIAIEDKKPVAVVRFTKRDHGWYFFRLAVHPEKQGEGIAKSLVKALEDHFLTLGIDYLYCKVRKSTPENITKYETWGYRVFEEETIHKPGGVEIDVVSMEKRLDKSTVQRGTGSSY; encoded by the coding sequence ATGCTCATAAGAGAAGCGGCATTTTCTGATGCAGAAACGATACGTGACCTGATGCACGGGGCATTCTCCGTTTATAATAACGAGTTTCCTCCATCCGGAGCGGTAAAAGAAACGACAGACTCTATTTTAGAAGGTATGAAAAACGGGGAAGAGGCGCTGATCGCTATTGAGGATAAGAAGCCGGTGGCTGTGGTGAGGTTTACAAAGAGAGATCACGGCTGGTATTTTTTCCGGCTGGCGGTTCATCCGGAAAAGCAGGGGGAAGGCATCGCGAAATCGCTCGTTAAAGCGCTGGAGGATCATTTTTTGACGCTCGGCATCGATTATCTTTACTGCAAAGTCCGCAAAAGCACCCCGGAAAACATTACAAAATATGAAACGTGGGGCTACCGGGTGTTTGAAGAAGAAACGATCCATAAACCCGGAGGCGTCGAAATAGACGTCGTTTCCATGGAGAAAAGGCTTGATAAAAGTACGGTACAGCGTGGAACAGGAAGCAGCTATTAA
- a CDS encoding SDR family oxidoreductase: MKILVTGATGRLGSKVVKALMERVPVNELAVSVRNPEKAAALQAEGVEVRHGNFDQPESLDIAFAGIDRLLIISTDSENELKARQHINAVDAAKRAGVPYIAYTSMANAAESRNRLAPPHHKTEQAVLAAGIPYTLLRNNCYLENELSSIQGAVAGAPWITSAGEGKAGWAPQEDFAEAAANVLTGEGHENKTYELSGPLLTMQGLVQELEEVLEKEIPLKKVDDETFEHILKEYGLPDPVISLVTGIQHDIRQGTMEVENSDFEKVLGRSVTPMRDALNNLVKVQA, encoded by the coding sequence ATGAAAATTCTCGTCACTGGAGCTACTGGAAGATTGGGATCGAAGGTAGTAAAAGCTTTGATGGAACGTGTCCCGGTAAATGAGCTGGCAGTCAGTGTCCGCAATCCGGAAAAAGCAGCAGCCCTTCAGGCAGAAGGAGTGGAGGTTCGTCACGGGAATTTTGATCAGCCGGAATCGCTGGATATTGCCTTTGCCGGAATTGACCGCTTATTAATTATTTCTACAGATTCAGAGAATGAGTTGAAGGCGAGGCAGCATATAAATGCCGTGGATGCTGCGAAGCGTGCAGGTGTCCCTTACATTGCCTACACGAGTATGGCGAACGCAGCGGAAAGCAGGAACAGACTGGCGCCTCCGCATCATAAAACAGAGCAGGCTGTTCTGGCAGCGGGAATTCCTTACACCTTGCTCCGCAACAACTGCTATTTGGAAAATGAATTAAGCAGCATTCAGGGGGCAGTCGCAGGGGCTCCGTGGATCACCTCCGCCGGCGAGGGAAAAGCAGGGTGGGCACCACAGGAGGATTTTGCAGAAGCCGCCGCGAACGTCCTCACAGGAGAAGGGCACGAAAATAAAACATATGAACTCTCCGGACCGCTGCTGACGATGCAGGGTCTCGTGCAGGAACTGGAAGAAGTATTGGAAAAGGAAATCCCTTTGAAAAAGGTGGACGATGAGACGTTTGAACATATACTGAAAGAGTATGGGCTCCCTGATCCTGTGATTTCCCTTGTGACAGGGATTCAACATGATATCCGCCAAGGGACAATGGAGGTAGAAAACAGCGATTTTGAAAAAGTGCTCGGGCGGTCGGTAACACCGATGCGAGATGCTTTAAATAACCTCGTAAAAGTGCAGGCCTAA